From Gemmatimonadota bacterium:
CCAACAAGGTCGCGGGTGTGCGCGCCGCGATGTGCTACGACGTGACGACGGCCGCCAATGCGCGCGAGCACAACAACGCCAACGTCCTCACGTTGGGCGGCACGTTGATCGGGGTGCGGCTCGCGCAGGAGATCGTCCGGACCTTCCTCGATACGCCCTTCGGCGGAGGGCGGCACGCCCCCCGCGTGGCCAAGATCGACGCGCTCGATGCCGGGCGCCACGGGAGCCCGTAGCGACGGCCTGCCCAAATCGTTCTCCCCCTACGTCCCGTCGTCTTCCCCCCCACGCCCGCCATGCCTCGCTTCGTCACCCATCTCGCCCCGCTCTTCCTGTCCTGTGCGGTCGCCGTCAGCAGCACGGCGCCCGCGCAGGAGACCCCGACTCAGCGCGCCGCGGCCGTTGACGTGGTGAGGCGTCAGGGGGAGTTGCAGCAGCGCATCAACGCCTTCGCGCTCGCCGCGCGCCTGGCGGGCGCGCCCAACGCCCGCCGCGACGCCGTGGTGGCGCGCGCCAAGGCGTTGTGGGACGGCGAACTGCAGGCGATGGCGGATGACATCACGCGCAATCCCGAGGTAGGCTTCAAGGAGACGCGCTCGGTAAAGCTCCTCAGCGACTGGCTCACGGCGCACGGCTTTGCCGTCGAGCACAACGTGGCCGGGCTGTCGACCGCCTTCATCGCGCGCTACACCAAGGGGACGCCCGGGCCCACCCTCGGCATCATCGTGGAGTACGACGCGCTGCGCGGCACCACGCGCGACTACCATGGCGACCAGCATTCCGCACAGGGGCCGGTGGGGCTCGCCGCCGCCGTCGCCGTCGCCGAGTTCCTGACCAGCAGCAAGACGCCGGGGACGGTGACAGTGTACGGCACCCCCGCCGAAGAGATGATGCCCCCGCCGTCCAAGACGGTGATGCACCAGGCCGGCGTCTTCAACGGCGCCGACGTGATCGTGCGCTCGCACTCCTCGGTCAATACGCAACGCCCCGCGCCGGGCTTCGGCACCTGCTGCCTCAACATCGATGGCGTGCGGTACACCTTCTCCGGGGCACCGGCGCACCAGATGACGGCCTGGGAGGGACGCGACGCGCTCACCGCGGTCATCCACCTCTTCCAGAACGTCGACGCGCTGCGCAAGAACATGCGCCCCGAGACGCGCATCCAGGGGATCATCCCCGAGGGCGGGAAGGCCCCCAACGTCGTCCCCGACCGCGCGGTCGCCGACTTCTACATTCGGTATCCTGACGAGGTCTACCTCGCGCAGGTCCGCGAGATGATCGACAACGCGGCGCGCGGTGCGGCGCTGGCGACCGGGACGAAGGTGGCGATCGACAACTACGGATCGATGCGCGACGGCATCTCGACCGCGGCGCTCAACGAGGTCGCCTTCGCCTACCTCAAGAAGTACGGCGCCACGCGCGTGGTGGCCGAACCGCAGAAGCCGCAGGGCTACGAGGAGACGGGCTCCGTCTCGCGCGACATCCCGGGGGCGGGGTTCAGCGCCTTCACCTCCACCGGGGGCTTCCACACCTACGAGATGGAAGCGGACGCCCTGAACGAGGTCGGGCACACCGGCTTCCGCATCGACGCGATGGCGATGGCGGCCCTCCTCACCGACTTCGCGACCGACGCCAACTTTCGCGCCCGGGTGAAGGACGAGTTCTCAACGACCAAGGCGCTCTTCGGCGACTACGTGAACGCCCTCCGCAAGGCCTATCCGCTCCCCGAGGTGAAGTGACCACGGGCGGCGCGTCCCGTTAGGCAGCGCTCGCGCCGGCCCCGGAGGCCGGAGCGGGACGAGGGTCAGGCGGCGACGTGCGCCGCCCCCACGCCGCCGGGTCGACGTCCTGCTCGAAGAGCGTGTCGAGCTTCACGACGAGCGTGCTCCCGTCCTTCTGGACCGCGAAGCGATCCATCGCCCGCGTGGCCCGCCCGGAGATGAAGATGCCGTCGGGCTGGTACTTCGACTTGTGGCGCGTGCAGAAGAAGGTCTTGTTCCCCTCGTTCCAGCGGAGCGCCGTGTTCTGGTGCGGGCACGTGAGCGCGAACGCGTAGACGACCCCCGCATGCCGCGCGATGATCACCCCCTCCTTCTTGTCGATGGAGACGCCATCGCTCGCCGGGATGGGGTAGCGCATTTCCTCTCCGCCAGACGCAACGCCGCGTACGTCCAGAGCCGGGAGCGCGTGCGCCTCGGCCGGGAGGAGCCCCTCGAGCGCCAGCGCCGCCAGCGCCGTGGCCACGCCGCCAAGGAACTCCCGGCGGCCCGTGCGGAGCGCACAGCCGCTGCAGTCGTGCGCCGCATGGGCGCGGATGTCGTCGTGGTTTCGTGGCATCTTCGTTAGGCTGACCTGGCAAGGACCCTGCGTTCGAGGCAGGACTGCGTCGCCGAGGCGGCCGGCGCCGCGCGCGACGCCGCGGCGTTGCCCCCCCGCAGCAAGACACCGCGGACCATCGTTCCCCCCAAGCGGCGCGCTGGGCAGTCGTGGGTCACGCTGCCCCATTCGGCGGCGATCGCCGCCACCGGTCGCACACGCGACACACGCGACACACGCCGCATACGCAACACGTCGCTCACTCGCGTCGAAACGGCGGCAGCATCATGACCCAACTCACCGCGGCAATCCCCATCGACGTCAGCGCCACCGTCCGGTGCGTCTTCAGCCGCGATCCCCCTCCCGAGCCTTCGTCCTCATCCTCGGCGAAGGCCGGCGTGAGGGCGAATCCCGCGTCGGCGACGAGCATGAGGACCGCGTGTGCCGTGCGCCACTTCCGTGCCTTGGGGTCGCGCCGAGCATCCCAGAGATTCCATCCTCCCGTGATGGTGTTCACGGCAAAAAGCGCCCCGGTCGCGCCGGCGAGCGGCCCATGCCAGTCGTGCGCCCACCCGGCGGCGCCCTCTTCCCCGTGGTCCAGCAGCTGCTGCCCGGCGGCGTACTGCGCGGCGAAGATGGGGAGCATCGCCCAGGAGGCCACCTGGTGGATCTTGAGCCGGCGGCCGTACCAGTCGCTGTACTCGATGGCGACCGGTCGGCGGCGCACCGGCAGCGTGTCGGTGTCAGGCCTCGGGAGAGCATTGCCCGTCGCGAAGGAGGCGAACGCCGGGTTCGGCGTCACCGCGCGGGAGGGATCCAGCCGCGGCGCTTCACGTCGCTGGGCGGTCGCGCGTATGGGAAAGAGCGAGACAACAAGGAGCGTTGCCGCGCCGGTCATGCCGAGGCGTTGCAGGAAGGTCCGCCCTACCGTTCCGTGTGTCATGCGATCGTGCTCCATCGGTTCGTGACCGGTCGATGTCCCATGCCCAGCCTAGCACGCGCGCTTGAACCACCCATGAACGCGACGCCACGCGGCGAGTCTTAGTTCTTTCCTTTCCTGTTCTCTCCTTTCCTCGCCTTCCCCACGGCGGGTCGGGGTTCCCCCATCTCGCGCGCCCGTTTTCGCCGGTAGATTATTCACATGAATCGCAACGACGCCCTCGACTATCACGCGTCTCCCAGGCCTGGGAAGATCGCGGTCGTACCGACCAAGCCGCTCAACAACCAGCGCGACCTCTCCCTGGCCTACTCGCCAGGCGTCGCCGAGCCGTGCCTGGAGATCCAGAAGAACCCCAACGACGTCTACAAGTACACCGCGCGCGGTAACCTCGTCGCGGTCGTGACCAACGGGACGGCGGTGCTGGGGCTCGGGAACATCGGCGCGCTCGCCGGCAAGCCGGTGATGGAAGGCAAGGGGAACCTCTTCAAGCAGTTCAGCGACCTCGACGTCTTCGACCTCGAAGTAGGGTCGGAGAATCCGGACGACGTCATCCGCTTCTGCCAGCTCCTCGAACCCACCGTCGGCGGGATCAATCTCGAGGACATCAAGGCCCCCGAGTGCTTCTACATCGAGGAGACGCTGCGGAAGACGATGAAGATCCCCGTCTTCCACGATGACCAGCACGGGACGGCGATCATCTCCGGTGCGGCGCTGCTCAACGCGCTCGAGGTGGTGGAGAAGAAGATCGAGGACGTGCGCGTCGTCTTCTCCGGCGCCGGCGCCTCGGCCATCGCCACCGCCGGCCACTACGTGCGATTGGGGGTCAAGCGCGAGCACATCATCATGTGCGACCGTGCCGGGGTGATCTGGAAGGGGCGCCCCGATCACATGGATCCGTACAAGGCGAGCTTTGCCAACGACACCCCCACGCGCGAGCTGAAGGAAGCGCTCGTCGGTGCCGACGTCTTCGTCGGCCTGTCGGCCGCCGGCGCAATGACGGCGGAGATGGTGGCGGTGATGGGGCCCAATCCGATCATCTTCGCCCTCGCCAACCCGACCCCCGAGATCCTCCCTGAAGAGGTGAAGGCCGTGCGCGACGACGCGATCGTCGCCACCGGGCGCAGCGACTATCCCAACCAGGTCAACAACGTGCTCGGCTTCCCGTTCATCTTCCGCGGGGCGCTCGACGCGCGCGCGACCGAGGTGAACGAGGAGATGAAGATGGCGGCCACGCGCGCGCTCGCCGCCCTCGCCAAAGAAGACGTGCCGGAGTCGGTCTCGGCGCTCTACGGGCTGAGCAAGGTCAAGTTCGGCCGCGAGTACCTGATCCCCTTCCCCTTCGATCCGCGCGTCCTGCTGTGGGTGGCGCCGGCGGTGGCGTGGGCGGCGGTGGCGAGCGGCGTGGCGCAGGAGTTCATCGAACTCGACGAGTATCGCGAGCAGCTCGAGGCCCGTCTCGGGCGGGCCAAGGGGATCATGCGCGGCATCATCAACCGCGCCGTGCGCGACCCCAAGAGGCTCGTCCTCGCCGAGGGCGAAGCGCGCAAGATGATCCGCGCTGCCCGCCAGCTGCTCGACGAGGGGATCGCCCACCCGATCCTCCTCGGCAACGAGGAGACGATCCGCCGCAAGGCGCAACAGGACGGTGTGCGCGTCGATGACATCACCATCGAGGATCCGGCGCGCTCGCCGCGGTTGGAAGGCTACGCGCAGTTCCTGTGGGAGCGGCGCCAGCGCAAGGGGTTGTCGCTGGGCGAGGCGCAGCGGCGCATCGTCAACGGCAACTATTTCGGCAACGTGATGGTCGCCAAGGGCGACGCCGATGCCCTGCTCACGGGCATGACCACGACGTATCCCGAGGCCTTGCGTCCGGCGTTGGAGGTGGTGGGGGCCAACACCAAGTCGGGGATCGTGGCCGGCATGTACATGCTGGTCTTCGAAAAGCACGTCGTCTTCTGCGGCGACACGACGGTCAACATCGAGCCCTCGGCGGAGCAGCTGGCGCAGATTGCGCACGCCGCCGCGCGCATCGTGCGGGCGTTCGGTCAGACCCCCAAGGTGGCGATGCTCTCGTTCTCGAACTTCGGGTCGGTCCGTCACCCCGAGGCGCAGCGCGTGGCCGAGGCGGTCGCGCTGCTCCGGCAGCGCGATCCGGGGCTGATGGTGGACGGCGAGATGCAGGCCGACACGGCGGTGGACGAGACGATCCTGAAGGAATCGTTTCCATTCAGCGCGCTGAAGGAATCGGCCAACGTGTTGATCTTTCCGAACTTGAGCGCGGGCAACATCGCGTACAAGTTGTTACGCGACCTCGGCGGTGCCACGGCAATCGGCCCCATCCTGGTCGGCATGGCCCAGCCCGTCCACATCCTCGAACAGGGGGCGGACGTGCAGGAGATCGTCAACATGGCCGCGGTCGCGGTCATGGACGCGCAGGAACGGGCGCGCCCCTCGGGTCGGGAACTGTCCCCTCCGGGCGGTGCGCGAGCGTTTTCGTTCCTGTGATCGTCTATACATGACACCAGGGTGAGCAACCGGGCGAGCCGGGTGCTCGCCCGTTTCCCGATTTCTGCCCACTATGGCCACCACGAGTGCACCCCTGAACGCGCTGGAAGGACAGGGGCTCAAACCGTCGGGTACGATCCACTGGAACCTTCTCGCCCCGCGGCTCATCCAGGAGGCGATCGCGCGACATGAAGGGATGATCGCCGACATGGGCCCCTTCGTCGCCAACACGGCGCCGCACACCGGGCGCTCGCCCAACGACAAGTTCGTCGTGCGAGAGGCCTCGACCGAAGCGGACGTCGATTGGGGGAAGGTCAACCAGCCGATCTCCGAGGCGCATTTCGAGGCGTTGCAGGCCGACGTCCGAGCGTACCTCAACTCGAACGACGACCTCTTCGTCCAGGATCTCTATTGCGGCGCCGACCCGGCGCACCGCCTGAGTGTCCGGTACGTCACGCCGAACGCGTGGCACGCCAACTTCGTGCGGAACATGTTCATCCGCCCGGAATCGCGGGAACTCGCGAGCTTTGCGCCAAACTTCACCGTGCTGCACGCGCCGGACTTCCAGGCGACCCCCGAGAAGCACGGGACGCGCAGCGGGACCTTCATCGTCCTGCACCTCGCAAAGCGCACGATCCTCATCGGCGGGACGCGCTACGCGGGTGAACTCAAGAAGGCGATGTTCACCGTCATGAACTACATGATGCCCAAGTCGGGCGTCCTGTCGATGCACTGCTCGGCGAACATCGGTCCCAAGGGCGACACCGCGCTCTTCTTCGGGCTCTCCGGCACGGGGAAGACGACGCTCTCGGCCGACCCCGAGCGCGGGCTCATCGGCGACGACGAGCACGGGTGGTCCAACGACGGCGTGTTCAACTACGAGGGCGGGTGCTACGCCAAGGTCATCAACCTGTCGCGGGAGCAGGAGCCCGACATCTTCGCCACCACGCAGATGTTCGGGACGATCCTCGAAAACGTCGTCCTGGATGACGAGACGCGTCGCGTGCGCTTCGACGACCAGACGATCACCGAGAACACGCGCGCCTCGTACCCGCTGCACTACATCCGCAATCACGTCCCGTCGGGACGTGGCGGTCACCCCCGGAACGTCGTCTTCCTCACCGCCGACGCCTTCGGCGTGCTCCCGCCCATCGCCCGCCTCTCGCGCGAGCAGGCGATGTACTACTTCATGAGCGGCTACACGGCCAAGGTGGCCGGGACCGAGCGTGGCGTCACGGAACCGCAGGCGACGTTCTCGTCGTGCTTCGGCGCCGTGTTCCTCGTCTGGCACCCGACCAAGTACGCCGAGATGCTCGGGAAGCTCATCGACCAGCACGGGGCGCGCGTCTGGCTGGTGAACACCGGGTGGAGCGGTGGCGCCTACGGGACCGGTGCGCGCATGAAGCTCTCGTACACGCGGGCGATGGTGCGCGCGCTGCTCGACGGGGCGCTCGAAGGGATCCCCTTCGCCCCCGACCCGGTCTTCGGGCTCCAGATCCCGGCGGCGGTGCCTAACGTGCCGACCGAGATCCTGCAGCCGCGTTCGACCTGGCAGGACGGCGCCGCCTACGACGCGCAGGCGAGCAAGCTGGCCGCCATGTTCCACAAGAACATCGAGAAGTTCGGCAATGTGGACCCCGCCATCCTCGCAGCGGGGCCGAAGTTCTAGCCACACCACAGGCGGGGACGTCCTCCCCGCCTGCGCAGGGAACCGAACGACGAGTGAAACGAGCCGCTCGGCAATGGCATGATGCCGTTGTCGGGCGGCCGTTTGCTAACTTCTGCCCATGACCGTCATTATCCGCGACCCGTTGTGGAACAACATCCGCGTCGATGGTTACGCCCTGCGGTTGGTCGACACGCGCGTCTTCCAGCGACTGCGGTACGTGCGACAGCTGGGATGGGCGTACCTCGTCTATCCCGGCGCCACGCATGCGCGCTTCGAGCACGCGCTCGGGGCGTATCATCTGGCTGGCGTCGCATTGCGGCTGCTGGAAGAGCGCGGGGCGCTGGCGGAGGTCGATCCGGTCGAGAGCGCGATCGTTCGTGCCGCGGCGCTGCTGCACGACGTGGGGCACTATCCTTTCTCCCACGCCCTCGAGGAGATCGGAGCCCCGCACCATGAGGAGGTCGCCCGCCCGCTCATCACGACCGGCGAAGTGGGCGACGTGCTCGC
This genomic window contains:
- a CDS encoding peptidase dimerization domain-containing protein, encoding MPRFVTHLAPLFLSCAVAVSSTAPAQETPTQRAAAVDVVRRQGELQQRINAFALAARLAGAPNARRDAVVARAKALWDGELQAMADDITRNPEVGFKETRSVKLLSDWLTAHGFAVEHNVAGLSTAFIARYTKGTPGPTLGIIVEYDALRGTTRDYHGDQHSAQGPVGLAAAVAVAEFLTSSKTPGTVTVYGTPAEEMMPPPSKTVMHQAGVFNGADVIVRSHSSVNTQRPAPGFGTCCLNIDGVRYTFSGAPAHQMTAWEGRDALTAVIHLFQNVDALRKNMRPETRIQGIIPEGGKAPNVVPDRAVADFYIRYPDEVYLAQVREMIDNAARGAALATGTKVAIDNYGSMRDGISTAALNEVAFAYLKKYGATRVVAEPQKPQGYEETGSVSRDIPGAGFSAFTSTGGFHTYEMEADALNEVGHTGFRIDAMAMAALLTDFATDANFRARVKDEFSTTKALFGDYVNALRKAYPLPEVK
- the rpiB gene encoding ribose 5-phosphate isomerase B, producing MKDALLAFLRERGVGVHDVGTYSTDAVDYPDYALAVARAVASGAAALGIMVDGAGIGSCMTANKVAGVRAAMCYDVTTAANAREHNNANVLTLGGTLIGVRLAQEIVRTFLDTPFGGGRHAPRVAKIDALDAGRHGSP
- a CDS encoding NADP-dependent malic enzyme is translated as MNRNDALDYHASPRPGKIAVVPTKPLNNQRDLSLAYSPGVAEPCLEIQKNPNDVYKYTARGNLVAVVTNGTAVLGLGNIGALAGKPVMEGKGNLFKQFSDLDVFDLEVGSENPDDVIRFCQLLEPTVGGINLEDIKAPECFYIEETLRKTMKIPVFHDDQHGTAIISGAALLNALEVVEKKIEDVRVVFSGAGASAIATAGHYVRLGVKREHIIMCDRAGVIWKGRPDHMDPYKASFANDTPTRELKEALVGADVFVGLSAAGAMTAEMVAVMGPNPIIFALANPTPEILPEEVKAVRDDAIVATGRSDYPNQVNNVLGFPFIFRGALDARATEVNEEMKMAATRALAALAKEDVPESVSALYGLSKVKFGREYLIPFPFDPRVLLWVAPAVAWAAVASGVAQEFIELDEYREQLEARLGRAKGIMRGIINRAVRDPKRLVLAEGEARKMIRAARQLLDEGIAHPILLGNEETIRRKAQQDGVRVDDITIEDPARSPRLEGYAQFLWERRQRKGLSLGEAQRRIVNGNYFGNVMVAKGDADALLTGMTTTYPEALRPALEVVGANTKSGIVAGMYMLVFEKHVVFCGDTTVNIEPSAEQLAQIAHAAARIVRAFGQTPKVAMLSFSNFGSVRHPEAQRVAEAVALLRQRDPGLMVDGEMQADTAVDETILKESFPFSALKESANVLIFPNLSAGNIAYKLLRDLGGATAIGPILVGMAQPVHILEQGADVQEIVNMAAVAVMDAQERARPSGRELSPPGGARAFSFL
- the pckA gene encoding phosphoenolpyruvate carboxykinase (ATP) yields the protein MATTSAPLNALEGQGLKPSGTIHWNLLAPRLIQEAIARHEGMIADMGPFVANTAPHTGRSPNDKFVVREASTEADVDWGKVNQPISEAHFEALQADVRAYLNSNDDLFVQDLYCGADPAHRLSVRYVTPNAWHANFVRNMFIRPESRELASFAPNFTVLHAPDFQATPEKHGTRSGTFIVLHLAKRTILIGGTRYAGELKKAMFTVMNYMMPKSGVLSMHCSANIGPKGDTALFFGLSGTGKTTLSADPERGLIGDDEHGWSNDGVFNYEGGCYAKVINLSREQEPDIFATTQMFGTILENVVLDDETRRVRFDDQTITENTRASYPLHYIRNHVPSGRGGHPRNVVFLTADAFGVLPPIARLSREQAMYYFMSGYTAKVAGTERGVTEPQATFSSCFGAVFLVWHPTKYAEMLGKLIDQHGARVWLVNTGWSGGAYGTGARMKLSYTRAMVRALLDGALEGIPFAPDPVFGLQIPAAVPNVPTEILQPRSTWQDGAAYDAQASKLAAMFHKNIEKFGNVDPAILAAGPKF
- a CDS encoding Rieske 2Fe-2S domain-containing protein, yielding MPRNHDDIRAHAAHDCSGCALRTGRREFLGGVATALAALALEGLLPAEAHALPALDVRGVASGGEEMRYPIPASDGVSIDKKEGVIIARHAGVVYAFALTCPHQNTALRWNEGNKTFFCTRHKSKYQPDGIFISGRATRAMDRFAVQKDGSTLVVKLDTLFEQDVDPAAWGRRTSPPDPRPAPASGAGASAA